The Candidatus Thiodiazotropha endoloripes genome has a window encoding:
- a CDS encoding EAL domain-containing protein — MVKHAAIERLDFLLYDYFLNLLENRISDELVVVAIDDSSLQAMGRWPWSRKVHAKMLDRLTELKARVVGFDVLFSEAETTDPLADRIFADAIARSDVTVLAVAPTNPLPGKHIGEVLPLPILAESAAALGHVDFEIDSDGLCRSFYLYAGMDDARWPTFTLAMANVAGDSIPLSRDNKTVNRESVSWLRSGRYLIPYDANQGGIETISAYQLLHDDEAADKVAGRYVLVGSTATGLGDVISTPVSQNHQRMPGVQLNAHVLSGLLGGNLLKEMNQDTHLYLTLLITGLVTFLLSSTRFPVSVVLFLVAVIGIPVGAGLTLSVTQVWFAPAASMVPLLIGIPLWGVWLHRHEKSVNRQLSVRMHDQATHHAVTGLPNQYALEEYLRKLTASDAEQANITALIIIHVKWLNSTGSIIGRSAGNQLLQMIARLLRDVVRSDDIVSHLGGDDFGVLVQGLNDIESADVVAQNLLGIMQQPIAFEEASMFLAPCIGMSIWPDESEDGEALLRDAKIAVFRARMQGAESVCRYSPQIAKEVEQGSQLERALIFALERNEFEVYYQPQVITETGRIFGVEALLRWHNPELGLVYPSAFIPVAEHTGLIRTIGLWVLRTACQQVQQWNSQGLGPIQLAVNLSPLQFSDKNLVDEVRRCLVDSGLEPDYLELEITESAVMQNLAEATNAMRLLKEQGVKLAIDDFGTGYSSLSNLQHFPLDRIKIDQSFTREFQQNENVKEITLMIIEMAKRLKLKVIAEGVETEAQADHLQQYGCDGLQGYYYSHPVPASELTVILDGGDSKQQR; from the coding sequence TTGGTCAAACATGCCGCGATAGAGCGTCTGGATTTTCTACTATACGACTATTTCCTCAATCTGCTTGAAAACCGGATTAGCGATGAACTGGTGGTCGTGGCCATCGATGATTCAAGTCTGCAAGCAATGGGGCGTTGGCCCTGGTCGAGAAAAGTCCACGCGAAAATGCTTGATCGATTGACTGAATTGAAGGCCCGTGTCGTCGGTTTCGATGTGTTGTTTTCCGAAGCGGAGACCACAGATCCGTTGGCAGACAGGATTTTCGCGGATGCGATTGCCCGCAGTGATGTAACCGTACTTGCCGTTGCGCCGACCAATCCGCTACCGGGAAAACATATCGGCGAGGTACTGCCTCTTCCGATACTGGCAGAGTCGGCTGCGGCATTGGGACATGTGGATTTTGAGATCGATAGCGATGGACTTTGTCGCAGTTTTTATCTGTATGCGGGGATGGATGATGCGCGTTGGCCAACCTTTACCTTGGCAATGGCCAATGTGGCAGGTGATTCAATTCCTCTCAGCCGTGATAACAAAACAGTCAATAGGGAGTCGGTCAGTTGGCTTAGGTCCGGGCGCTATCTTATTCCCTACGATGCGAACCAGGGTGGAATTGAAACGATCTCCGCCTATCAGTTACTCCACGATGATGAAGCGGCAGACAAGGTTGCCGGACGATATGTGTTGGTTGGATCAACGGCAACCGGTTTGGGTGATGTCATATCGACACCGGTGTCACAAAATCACCAACGGATGCCGGGAGTTCAGTTGAATGCTCATGTATTGAGCGGATTACTGGGGGGTAATCTGCTGAAAGAGATGAATCAGGATACACATCTCTATTTGACTCTGCTGATTACGGGTTTGGTAACGTTTCTACTCTCATCGACCCGCTTTCCTGTTTCGGTTGTTCTGTTTCTCGTTGCGGTGATCGGTATACCGGTTGGTGCCGGCTTGACTCTTTCCGTTACACAGGTCTGGTTTGCACCTGCCGCTTCGATGGTGCCTCTGTTGATCGGAATTCCCTTATGGGGGGTCTGGCTGCATCGGCATGAAAAAAGTGTCAATCGTCAATTGAGTGTTCGGATGCATGACCAGGCGACCCATCATGCCGTAACCGGCCTGCCAAACCAGTACGCGTTGGAAGAGTATCTGCGCAAGCTGACGGCTTCTGATGCGGAACAGGCCAATATCACCGCTTTGATTATCATTCATGTGAAGTGGCTGAACTCAACCGGTAGCATTATCGGCCGTTCAGCCGGCAATCAATTGTTGCAAATGATCGCTCGGTTGTTACGCGATGTGGTGCGCAGTGATGACATCGTCAGTCATCTCGGTGGTGATGACTTTGGGGTATTGGTGCAGGGATTGAATGATATTGAATCGGCGGATGTGGTTGCTCAGAATCTGCTTGGAATTATGCAGCAACCCATCGCCTTCGAAGAGGCCTCGATGTTTCTCGCACCGTGTATAGGTATGAGCATATGGCCGGATGAGAGTGAGGATGGTGAAGCGTTGTTGCGTGATGCAAAGATCGCGGTATTCAGAGCGCGTATGCAGGGAGCTGAATCAGTTTGTCGCTATTCACCACAGATTGCCAAAGAGGTGGAGCAGGGATCGCAGTTGGAGCGGGCGCTTATCTTTGCTTTGGAACGTAATGAGTTTGAAGTCTACTACCAGCCTCAGGTGATTACCGAAACTGGACGGATCTTCGGTGTTGAGGCGCTGCTGCGCTGGCATAACCCTGAGCTCGGTCTGGTCTACCCCAGCGCCTTCATTCCTGTGGCTGAACATACCGGGCTGATACGTACCATAGGGCTATGGGTGTTGCGCACAGCCTGTCAGCAGGTGCAGCAGTGGAACAGTCAGGGTTTGGGACCAATACAGTTGGCAGTCAATCTTTCACCCTTGCAGTTCAGCGATAAAAATCTGGTTGATGAGGTTCGACGTTGCCTTGTGGATAGTGGTTTAGAGCCCGACTATTTGGAGTTGGAGATTACAGAAAGCGCTGTAATGCAGAATCTGGCTGAAGCTACGAACGCCATGCGCCTGTTGAAAGAGCAAGGTGTAAAACTGGCCATTGATGATTTTGGCACCGGTTACTCATCGTTGAGTAATCTTCAGCACTTTCCGTTGGATCGTATCAAGATTGATCAATCCTTTACCCGGGAGTTTCAGCAGAATGAAAATGTCAAAGAGATCACATTGATGATTATTGAGATGGCAAAACGTCTCAAGCTGAAGGTTATCGCTGAAGGGGTGGAGACGGAGGCGCAGGCGGACCATCTGCAGCAATATGGGTGTGATGGTTTGCAAGGCTACTACTACAGTCATCCAGTCCCCGCGTCGGAGTTGACAGTGATTCTTGATGGAGGAGATTCGAAACAGCAACGCTAA
- the rplU gene encoding 50S ribosomal protein L21, with translation MYAVIQTGGKQYRVSEGDTIKVEMLTADEGASVELDKVLMITNGDDVKVGTPYVDGGKVTATVKSHGRGKKVKIIKFRRRKHHMKRQGHRQWFTELQVTGISG, from the coding sequence ATGTATGCGGTAATTCAAACCGGCGGCAAACAGTACCGGGTTTCTGAAGGCGATACCATCAAAGTCGAGATGTTGACGGCTGATGAGGGCGCCTCTGTTGAGCTGGACAAGGTTCTGATGATCACCAACGGTGATGATGTCAAGGTCGGTACACCTTATGTCGATGGCGGCAAAGTTACGGCTACCGTGAAATCCCACGGCCGTGGCAAGAAAGTGAAAATTATCAAGTTTCGTCGCCGCAAGCACCATATGAAACGTCAGGGGCATCGTCAGTGGTTCACTGAGTTGCAAGTCACTGGCATTAGCGGCTGA
- the rpmA gene encoding 50S ribosomal protein L27, with protein MAHKKAGGSTRNGRDSESKRLGVKIYGDQAVKAGNIIVRQRGTQFHNGVNVGIGKDHTLFAKADGTVKFEVKGPRNRKYVSVVAE; from the coding sequence ATGGCTCATAAAAAGGCAGGCGGTAGTACACGTAACGGCCGCGATTCGGAATCCAAACGTCTTGGTGTCAAGATCTACGGTGATCAGGCTGTGAAAGCCGGTAATATCATCGTTCGTCAGCGTGGCACCCAGTTCCATAACGGCGTCAATGTAGGCATTGGCAAAGACCACACCCTGTTCGCCAAAGCGGATGGTACGGTCAAGTTTGAAGTCAAAGGCCCGCGTAACCGCAAATATGTGAGCGTTGTCGCCGAGTAA
- the cgtA gene encoding Obg family GTPase CgtA translates to MKFVDEAKIKVIAGDGGNGCASFRREKYIPKGGPDGGDGGDGGSVYLIADSGLNTLVDFRTQRTHKAERGQNGMGRERTGRKGQDLQVRIPVGTRIFDEETGELLGELLEHQQTLLVAQGGEHGIGNVHFKSSTNRTPRQFTHGTEGERRELRLELILLADVGLLGMPNAGKSSLISKISSARPRVADYPFTTLYPNLGVVSLGQDHSFVVADIPGVIEGAAEGAGLGLQFLKHLSRTRLLLHMVDIAPLDESVESASEVRQIEQEMSRYSEELAGKERWLVLNKKDLLLDDEFEERSQALCESLGWSGPVYGISAVSGEGTKQLISELMLRLEQLWQSEREPEEQDDDEAWDPLQ, encoded by the coding sequence ATGAAATTTGTAGACGAAGCCAAAATCAAGGTGATTGCCGGAGACGGGGGTAACGGTTGCGCCAGTTTTCGCCGGGAGAAGTATATCCCGAAAGGCGGCCCTGACGGGGGGGATGGCGGTGATGGTGGCAGTGTCTACCTGATTGCCGACAGCGGTCTGAACACGCTGGTGGATTTCCGTACCCAGCGAACCCATAAGGCCGAGCGTGGCCAGAATGGCATGGGGCGCGAACGTACCGGGCGAAAAGGGCAGGATCTGCAGGTGCGGATTCCTGTGGGCACCCGTATCTTCGATGAGGAGACCGGCGAACTGCTGGGTGAACTGCTGGAGCACCAGCAGACCCTGTTGGTGGCCCAGGGTGGTGAGCACGGTATCGGCAATGTGCATTTCAAAAGCAGTACCAATCGTACCCCGCGTCAGTTTACCCATGGTACCGAGGGTGAGCGGCGTGAATTACGCCTGGAGCTGATCCTGCTGGCGGATGTCGGTCTGCTGGGTATGCCCAACGCGGGAAAATCGAGTCTGATCAGTAAAATCTCCAGTGCCCGGCCACGGGTAGCGGACTACCCCTTTACCACCCTCTACCCCAATCTCGGCGTGGTCAGTCTTGGGCAGGACCACAGTTTCGTGGTGGCGGATATCCCCGGTGTGATCGAAGGGGCGGCTGAAGGCGCAGGGCTCGGACTGCAGTTTCTCAAACACCTCTCCCGTACCCGCCTGCTGTTGCATATGGTGGATATCGCACCGCTGGATGAGTCGGTGGAGAGTGCCAGTGAGGTACGCCAGATTGAGCAGGAGATGTCCCGCTATTCAGAAGAGCTGGCCGGTAAAGAGCGCTGGCTGGTATTGAACAAAAAGGATCTGTTGCTGGACGATGAGTTCGAGGAGCGCAGTCAGGCGCTTTGCGAAAGCCTGGGCTGGAGTGGACCGGTTTATGGTATCTCAGCCGTATCAGGTGAAGGCACTAAGCAGCTGATCTCGGAACTGATGCTGCGCCTGGAACAGTTGTGGCAGTCAGAGCGGGAGCCGGAGGAACAGGATGATGATGAGGCGTGGGATCCTTTGCAGTAA
- the proB gene encoding glutamate 5-kinase, which translates to MISREKIASSKRWVIKIGSALLTADGKGLSSDLLGSWVEQIASLRHTGHQVVLVSSGAVAEGMSRMGWQSRPHNLNELQAAAAIGQMGLVQAWEAGFQKFDLHTAQVLLTRDDLEDRSRYLNARSTLRTLLELGVVPVVNENDTVTNDELRFGDNDTLAALVANLIEADLLVLLTDQKGLFDADPRFNPQAKLISQTRVDNPQLDQVAGGSASGLGLGGMVTKVRAARLAARSGTGTVIAAGRQKQVVDAIYRGEDVGTLLVPVQEPQAARKRWLAGQLQPRGSLTIDDGAVRVLREQGSSLLAVGVSDVKGDFARGEVVVCLDKQGSEVARGLVNYDAQETTRLMGVPSSRIEEVLGYVDEDELIHRDNLVLL; encoded by the coding sequence ATGATTTCCCGGGAAAAGATCGCCAGCTCCAAGCGTTGGGTTATTAAGATCGGTAGTGCACTGCTTACCGCTGACGGTAAGGGTCTGTCCTCTGACCTGCTCGGTTCCTGGGTTGAACAGATAGCCTCCCTGAGGCATACCGGGCATCAAGTGGTACTGGTCTCATCCGGAGCGGTGGCGGAAGGCATGAGTCGCATGGGCTGGCAGAGTCGCCCACATAATCTGAATGAGCTGCAAGCCGCTGCTGCGATTGGCCAGATGGGATTGGTGCAGGCCTGGGAGGCCGGATTTCAGAAGTTTGACCTGCACACCGCCCAGGTGCTGCTGACCCGCGACGACCTTGAAGACAGATCCCGATACCTGAACGCCAGAAGTACCCTGCGTACGCTACTTGAATTGGGTGTGGTGCCCGTGGTCAATGAAAACGATACTGTCACCAACGATGAGCTGCGTTTTGGTGATAATGACACCCTGGCCGCACTGGTCGCCAATCTCATCGAGGCGGATCTGCTGGTATTGCTGACAGACCAGAAGGGTTTGTTCGATGCGGATCCCCGGTTCAATCCTCAGGCAAAACTGATCTCCCAAACTCGTGTGGATAACCCCCAGCTTGATCAGGTCGCCGGCGGCAGCGCCAGTGGTCTTGGGCTGGGTGGTATGGTGACCAAGGTGAGGGCAGCGCGGCTGGCGGCCCGCTCAGGTACAGGCACTGTGATTGCGGCGGGGAGACAGAAACAGGTTGTTGATGCGATTTATCGTGGTGAGGATGTGGGTACCCTGCTGGTGCCTGTACAGGAACCCCAGGCCGCCAGAAAACGCTGGTTGGCCGGTCAACTGCAACCCAGGGGGAGTCTGACCATCGATGATGGTGCGGTGCGAGTGTTGCGTGAGCAGGGCAGCAGTTTGCTGGCAGTTGGTGTTAGCGATGTGAAGGGTGATTTTGCCCGGGGTGAAGTTGTCGTCTGTCTCGATAAGCAGGGGAGTGAAGTTGCGCGTGGCCTGGTCAACTATGACGCTCAGGAGACTACGCGTTTGATGGGTGTACCAAGCAGTCGGATCGAAGAGGTGCTTGGCTATGTCGATGAAGATGAATTGATTCATCGGGATAACCTTGTCCTGCTCTGA
- a CDS encoding DUF5995 family protein: MNICEASDLSLVKDGRYSDASQPIQSNFRWSPTLSLCQIRERLEYLENQHSLAGDSHAYFLSCYIVSMKRCEYLIEAIRNSDHPEHARYAELDDRLIESIASYFSYYYFSAYETALSSEEKRIPNPWVLALNSESVTKLPPLHGMLLGLVAHVCYDLPLVLLETKSSGVSIYDWSNAKHKRTYHEISELLVEELPVIARNIESTLACMRGRGRVKGGFSVQLVGYLLRSGLFSRVVFKVLTNVHREALLNCYRLQRGVLSREALAVLCCKRMSALKHGSIHVNIVKTLLQTQFKS, encoded by the coding sequence ATGAATATTTGCGAGGCTTCAGACCTTTCTCTTGTAAAAGACGGGCGCTATTCAGATGCTTCGCAACCGATTCAATCCAATTTCAGATGGTCACCAACACTCTCGCTGTGCCAGATAAGAGAGCGATTGGAGTATCTGGAAAACCAGCACAGCCTTGCAGGCGATAGTCACGCCTATTTTCTCTCATGCTACATCGTGAGTATGAAACGGTGTGAATATTTGATTGAAGCGATTCGCAACAGTGATCATCCCGAACATGCACGCTACGCAGAGCTTGATGATCGATTGATCGAATCCATCGCGAGTTATTTCAGCTACTACTATTTCTCCGCTTATGAGACTGCATTGTCGTCAGAGGAGAAGCGGATTCCGAATCCCTGGGTTCTGGCTTTGAACTCTGAATCCGTGACCAAACTGCCTCCCCTGCATGGAATGCTGTTGGGATTGGTGGCGCACGTCTGTTATGACCTGCCGCTGGTTCTATTGGAAACCAAATCATCAGGTGTCTCCATTTATGATTGGTCGAACGCAAAACATAAAAGAACGTATCACGAAATAAGTGAGTTACTGGTTGAGGAATTACCTGTTATTGCACGAAATATTGAGTCGACTCTGGCTTGTATGAGAGGCCGTGGACGGGTTAAGGGAGGGTTTAGTGTTCAGCTGGTTGGCTATCTTCTCAGGAGTGGTCTTTTCTCCCGGGTGGTTTTTAAAGTTCTTACCAATGTACACAGAGAGGCGCTGTTAAACTGCTATCGATTACAGCGTGGTGTATTAAGTCGCGAAGCGTTAGCAGTTCTCTGTTGTAAACGCATGAGTGCACTCAAACACGGGTCCATTCATGTGAATATTGTGAAAACCCTTTTACAGACACAGTTTAAATCGTGA